Proteins encoded together in one Microbacterium sp. ABRD28 window:
- a CDS encoding ABC transporter permease: MSTDVRQGRASTLDHDPDRSVTTVTAPPVTAPVAPATGAPARREFWARPGIRVIGGLVVPALLLLAWQVASSTGAIPAYRLPPPATVVTAAIEMAQTGELWLNIAISVQRVLLGFALGSVIGIAAAALVGLTRIGDVLLSPSLAALRAIPSLALVPLLLLWMGIGEESKVTLIAIGAFFPVFTTVAGALRHVDAHLVEMGRSFSLRGWDLFRTIQLPAVLPALVSGLRLGMAQAWLFLVASELLGAAMGLGFLLTISQQTGRVDRILLTIVLLALLGALSNAILSVVQKRLLRRWV, translated from the coding sequence GTGAGCACCGACGTCCGACAGGGCCGCGCCTCGACCCTCGATCACGACCCCGACCGGAGCGTGACGACCGTCACGGCTCCTCCGGTCACCGCCCCCGTCGCTCCGGCGACGGGGGCTCCCGCGCGCCGGGAGTTCTGGGCGCGGCCCGGGATCCGCGTCATCGGCGGCCTCGTCGTCCCGGCTCTGCTTCTCCTCGCTTGGCAGGTCGCCTCCAGCACCGGGGCCATCCCGGCCTACCGGCTGCCGCCGCCCGCGACGGTGGTCACCGCCGCGATCGAGATGGCGCAGACCGGTGAGCTGTGGCTGAACATCGCGATCTCGGTGCAGCGCGTGCTGCTCGGATTCGCCCTGGGGTCGGTCATCGGCATCGCCGCGGCCGCTCTGGTGGGCCTCACCCGCATCGGCGACGTGCTGCTGAGCCCGTCGCTCGCGGCGCTTCGGGCCATTCCGTCCCTCGCGCTCGTCCCGCTCCTGCTGCTGTGGATGGGAATCGGCGAGGAGTCGAAGGTCACCCTCATCGCCATCGGCGCCTTCTTCCCGGTCTTCACCACCGTCGCCGGCGCCCTCCGTCACGTCGACGCGCACCTGGTCGAGATGGGGCGGTCGTTCAGCCTGCGCGGCTGGGATCTCTTCCGCACCATCCAGCTTCCCGCCGTCCTGCCGGCGCTCGTGTCGGGTCTGCGCCTCGGCATGGCACAGGCGTGGCTGTTCCTGGTCGCTTCCGAGCTTCTGGGCGCGGCAATGGGGCTCGGCTTCCTGCTCACGATCTCGCAGCAGACCGGACGGGTCGACCGGATCCTCCTCACGATCGTTCTGCTGGCCCTCCTCGGTGCACTCTCGAACGCCATTCTCAGCGTGGTGCAGAAGCGGCTCCTGCGGCGGTGGGTGTGA